Proteins from a genomic interval of Candidatus Fokinia cryptica:
- a CDS encoding SH3 domain-containing protein — protein sequence MMSKENGKWKIAKYVAVIFLTIIIHREKCISATAVDNAPKYGRVTNLPIPRFTSIKSSKVLMRVGAGYDYPVFKSYSCINMPVQVLDEFKQWRKVLDYEKNIGWIHESLLSSNKTAKVTSSKASLRYFPSYQFPKIGMLKNGSIVKILKRKNAWCKIAINEIKGWVEEDHLWGINKK from the coding sequence ATGATGAGTAAAGAAAATGGAAAGTGGAAAATTGCAAAATACGTAGCGGTAATTTTTCTCACTATCATAATACATCGTGAAAAATGCATATCTGCAACAGCAGTAGATAATGCTCCAAAATATGGAAGAGTTACTAATCTTCCAATTCCAAGATTTACTAGTATCAAATCTTCTAAAGTTCTTATGAGAGTAGGAGCAGGATATGATTATCCTGTATTTAAATCTTATTCATGTATTAATATGCCAGTACAAGTACTAGACGAATTTAAACAGTGGAGAAAAGTATTAGACTACGAAAAGAATATAGGATGGATACACGAGTCTTTATTAAGTTCCAATAAAACTGCTAAGGTAACTAGCTCTAAAGCATCATTAAGATATTTTCCTTCATACCAATTTCCAAAAATAGGTATGCTAAAAAATGGCTCTATTGTAAAAATCTTAAAACGAAAAAATGCATGGTGTAAAATAGCTATTAACGAGATAAAAGGCTGGGTAGAAGAGGATCATTTATGGGGAATCAATAAAAAATAA
- a CDS encoding RelA/SpoT family protein codes for MSQIDNSSEAQIDEAAEKLLSMIEQRFQNIDRSAVERAIHVARNLHSGQKRSSGEPYVLHCIEVAMIVLQFNLNTKAVVAAILHDVLEDSSCTIQELRALFGEKEAELVDGLTKVKKDTYLSAAFRYSQSMKKFLLAGADDIIVLLIKLADRLHNMKTIQSLKKSRKIERIARETLKIYVPLAEKLGIEWCKNELANLASDALDAAMHRRIVQRLNSVKRRCLKDKDRILHILDEVMKKHDIKAVIMCREKDPYSVLCKIKEKGIPIEGISQLHDILGFRILTNTVKECYLALFAIHATYTAIPGRIKDYISMPKSNGYQSLHTSIANVLEIPIEIQIRTFDMHKIAENGIAAHWRYKNSSELASSISKQWLLELDHALDRTNSPDTIMDYVERSISPSSISCFSPEGKVISLPKGSTVLDFAFAIHSDVGLRCTKVFVNSVDVALNHVLTNGDSVQVVTGQHINVKLDWLNAAVTTKAIRNIRKYLKKQGKMSIIEVGKGQLLGVLRKHRIEYLAEFINILMGSFHVMTRAELYYLIGCGKIRVSKLDKVVLSKKIFSNISSVRKIPDEIQSKKSEYNKKTTIIFSDCCAPLPLDEIIGIKRRDNVLEIHMNTCMEIIEDEERVKIKWNDIIEKIMFSIAIIGEIESMLEIVKLAFSMFPQCVNIELSENGELFKIDVKIREFHDNTMRHFIESCKKKSGNTIRISSHVRPRKF; via the coding sequence ATGTCACAAATAGATAATTCGAGCGAAGCTCAAATTGATGAAGCAGCTGAAAAGCTGCTATCTATGATAGAGCAACGTTTTCAAAATATTGATAGAAGTGCTGTAGAAAGAGCTATACATGTCGCGAGGAATCTACATAGTGGGCAAAAAAGAAGTTCAGGAGAACCATACGTTTTACATTGCATTGAAGTTGCTATGATAGTTCTTCAATTTAATTTAAATACAAAAGCGGTTGTAGCAGCAATATTACACGATGTGCTTGAAGATAGTAGCTGTACTATCCAAGAGCTCAGAGCTTTGTTTGGTGAAAAAGAAGCAGAATTAGTAGATGGATTAACTAAAGTAAAAAAAGACACTTATTTAAGTGCTGCTTTTAGATATTCGCAGAGTATGAAGAAATTTCTTTTAGCTGGTGCAGATGACATAATAGTGTTACTTATAAAGCTTGCAGATAGATTGCATAATATGAAGACTATCCAGTCTCTCAAAAAAAGCAGAAAAATAGAAAGAATTGCGCGGGAAACGCTTAAAATATATGTACCATTAGCGGAGAAATTAGGTATAGAATGGTGTAAGAATGAGCTTGCTAATTTAGCTTCTGATGCGTTGGATGCAGCTATGCATAGAAGAATTGTTCAAAGATTAAATTCCGTTAAGCGAAGATGTTTGAAAGATAAAGATAGAATTCTTCATATTCTAGATGAAGTGATGAAGAAACATGATATTAAAGCTGTTATAATGTGTAGGGAAAAAGACCCATACTCTGTTCTATGTAAAATTAAAGAAAAAGGAATACCTATAGAAGGTATTAGTCAACTTCATGATATTTTAGGTTTTCGGATTTTAACTAATACTGTAAAAGAATGCTATTTAGCCTTGTTTGCTATACATGCTACATATACTGCTATACCTGGTAGAATAAAAGACTATATCAGTATGCCTAAAAGTAATGGTTACCAGTCTCTTCATACATCGATTGCAAATGTTTTAGAAATACCGATCGAAATTCAAATTAGGACATTTGATATGCATAAAATAGCGGAAAATGGGATTGCAGCTCATTGGCGTTATAAAAATAGTTCAGAACTTGCTTCAAGTATATCTAAACAATGGCTTTTAGAGTTGGATCATGCGCTAGATAGAACTAATTCTCCTGATACTATAATGGATTATGTAGAGCGAAGTATTTCTCCTAGTTCGATATCTTGCTTTTCTCCAGAAGGTAAAGTGATTTCCCTACCTAAGGGTAGTACAGTGTTGGATTTTGCATTTGCAATACATTCTGATGTTGGATTGAGATGTACTAAAGTTTTTGTTAATTCAGTAGATGTAGCATTAAATCATGTATTAACGAATGGCGATAGCGTGCAGGTAGTTACTGGGCAACATATCAATGTAAAATTGGATTGGCTAAATGCCGCAGTAACTACTAAAGCGATAAGAAATATTAGAAAATACCTCAAGAAACAAGGAAAAATGTCTATTATTGAGGTAGGGAAAGGGCAACTACTTGGAGTATTGAGAAAGCATCGTATCGAGTATCTAGCGGAGTTTATTAATATTTTGATGGGCTCATTTCATGTGATGACTAGAGCTGAATTATACTATTTAATAGGATGTGGAAAAATTCGAGTATCAAAGCTAGATAAAGTCGTATTAAGTAAAAAGATATTTTCAAACATTTCTTCAGTACGGAAAATACCTGATGAAATACAAAGTAAAAAGTCAGAGTACAATAAAAAGACAACGATTATTTTTTCTGATTGTTGCGCACCTCTTCCATTAGATGAAATTATAGGGATTAAAAGAAGAGACAACGTGTTAGAGATTCACATGAATACTTGTATGGAAATTATAGAAGACGAAGAGAGAGTAAAGATAAAATGGAACGATATTATTGAAAAAATAATGTTTTCGATTGCAATTATTGGAGAGATTGAAAGTATGCTGGAAATAGTAAAATTAGCATTTTCCATGTTTCCACAATGCGTTAACATCGAGCTGTCTGAAAATGGCGAACTTTTTAAGATTGATGTTAAAATTCGAGAGTTTCATGATAACACAATGAGGCATTTTATAGAATCATGCAAAAAGAAATCCGGTAATACAATTAGGATTTCATCACATGTAAGGCCTAGAAAATTTTAG
- a CDS encoding SDR family NAD(P)-dependent oxidoreductase: protein MPSKEKNDMKHVCITGSSSKLGTSIVDFFIKNMWSVTMHYHSSPKNLDIYLSNSNTRLICGDLRKHKDINILSELLYKSDINLLINNVSILYSAKGATENFEKKFTDVLNVNYISACAFTKAMYDRSISSGSIRELHVINILDSELHSTSDMLTEYYITKHALHHYTTEVALCFAPYVRVNGIAVGPTIRDERQSEEHFKEISIASPMECGSELKEVLEALNFLIGSKSITGEIIHLGGGRHISRYGK, encoded by the coding sequence GTGCCAAGTAAAGAAAAAAATGATATGAAACATGTATGCATCACTGGCAGTAGCAGCAAATTAGGTACGAGTATTGTAGATTTCTTTATAAAGAATATGTGGAGCGTAACGATGCACTACCACAGCTCTCCGAAGAACCTAGACATTTACCTGTCGAACTCCAACACACGCTTAATATGCGGCGATCTCAGAAAGCACAAAGATATAAATATCCTATCAGAGTTACTCTATAAAAGCGATATCAATTTATTAATTAATAACGTAAGTATTTTATACAGTGCTAAAGGTGCTACGGAAAATTTTGAAAAAAAATTTACTGACGTATTGAACGTGAATTATATTTCAGCATGTGCATTTACGAAAGCAATGTACGATCGCTCCATATCTAGTGGTAGTATACGCGAGTTGCACGTGATCAATATACTAGACTCGGAATTACATTCTACATCAGATATGTTAACTGAGTACTACATTACAAAGCATGCACTACATCATTATACTACAGAAGTTGCTTTGTGTTTCGCACCTTACGTAAGAGTTAATGGAATTGCGGTAGGGCCTACTATAAGAGATGAAAGGCAATCAGAAGAGCATTTTAAAGAAATTAGTATAGCTTCTCCTATGGAATGTGGTAGCGAACTTAAGGAAGTATTAGAAGCACTGAATTTTCTTATAGGTAGTAAATCGATTACGGGGGAAATTATTCATTTAGGAGGTGGTAGGCATATTTCTAGATATGGTAAGTGA
- a CDS encoding MotA/TolQ/ExbB proton channel family protein, with translation MNNSILSVISSSTLVVQLVFLTLLLMSIYSWSIILHKIFLLRKVEKNTNLFEDEFFRELPIGEVLVHFSHKSEFIPHHSLAIKMIDACKYGGTANHSKDSTHFSKLKENMSHITNSVIEKKIIALSSGIGMLGIIGSLAPFVGLLGTVWGIMDSFQSIALQKNITIATVAPGIAEALLATAIGLFVAIPSVFYNNKMNLMISEIESRTRVFSSELWGLIISNTMNDE, from the coding sequence ATGAATAACTCTATACTATCCGTAATAAGTAGCTCTACACTTGTCGTACAGCTAGTATTCTTAACCTTACTCTTAATGTCCATATATTCTTGGTCAATAATACTACACAAGATATTTCTACTACGAAAAGTAGAAAAAAATACAAATCTTTTTGAAGATGAATTTTTTAGAGAATTACCGATTGGAGAAGTTTTAGTACACTTCTCTCATAAAAGCGAATTTATACCGCATCACTCTCTTGCCATCAAGATGATAGATGCATGTAAATATGGAGGAACCGCAAATCACTCTAAAGATTCAACACATTTCAGCAAATTAAAAGAAAATATGTCGCATATCACAAATTCCGTAATAGAGAAAAAGATAATAGCTTTAAGTAGTGGCATAGGTATGCTTGGAATAATAGGATCTCTAGCTCCTTTTGTAGGATTACTCGGTACTGTATGGGGCATTATGGATAGTTTTCAGTCTATTGCATTACAGAAGAATATAACAATCGCAACTGTAGCACCAGGTATAGCAGAAGCTTTGCTTGCAACAGCCATTGGACTTTTTGTTGCTATACCGAGCGTATTTTACAATAATAAGATGAATCTTATGATATCTGAAATCGAATCAAGAACTCGCGTTTTTTCATCAGAATTATGGGGGTTAATTATTTCGAATACTATGAATGATGAGTAA
- the topA gene encoding type I DNA topoisomerase: protein MELLIVESPSKAKSIGGYLGKGFSVISSYGHVRSIPSKSGMIDCDNQFRPTYSLSEKALQIVEQITEKAKKATNIYLATDPDREGEAIAWHIAEILKERNVISEKSKIRRIVFYEITKNAIQNALKSYSEIRMPLVYAQRAREALDYIIGFNLSPVLWRKIPSSKSAGRVQSVAVKMIAERENEILLFDSKEYWSIHINFLLSESQFLECKLLQFNGKELKKLSISNEEQANDIKSAIIDLNYAVDDITQTESSNQPPPPFTTSTMMQEASKRFGFTAQKTAQIAQKLYEGVQIHDQTTGLITYMRTDSISVSPEVISTVTTLIQKKYGLEYSLKNPRTFINKTKNAQEAHEAVRPTDPLLTPDSIRQHLTEEQYKLYKMIWCRLVASQMQPSKHKHVTVAVNGTDSNGNVEAIASTSASCVIFDGFTKIYEVISDKMEEDISAIPSLSVENLEKYIKKNAKLIFHDITTKQHFTKPPSRYSEATLIKAMEELGIGRPSTYPSIIGIIQKRNYVMIQKKRFYLEALGEITNMFLEEYFHKYIAYDFTAKLEDSLDQIANDKVNYIEILQDFWKGFHTTVLQTMKIEITTVMKSLNEKIRPYIVHAFGATSTNEALCPSCKDALTLKSGKIGSFLSCCKYPNCTFTVSLNDVFLKLQNRGSAGEKIGSENKYPILLYNQEETEVPVMLYNGRYGLYIEISGEKKERFTVPQSMIEKTHEGLYVVSADNARKLVSLPRTIGIHPSTNLEVKVGIGKYGAYIFHNNKYTTAKKVDIFSLTLDEALAIIK from the coding sequence ATGGAACTTTTAATTGTAGAGTCTCCGTCTAAAGCTAAGTCTATAGGTGGCTATCTAGGTAAAGGATTTAGCGTGATATCCTCATATGGACACGTGCGCTCCATACCTTCTAAATCTGGCATGATAGATTGTGATAATCAGTTTCGTCCAACTTACTCTTTATCAGAAAAAGCTTTACAGATCGTGGAACAAATCACGGAAAAGGCTAAGAAGGCTACAAACATATACTTAGCTACCGATCCAGATAGAGAAGGAGAGGCTATTGCTTGGCATATAGCAGAGATACTAAAGGAAAGAAATGTAATATCAGAAAAATCTAAGATAAGACGAATAGTTTTTTATGAGATAACAAAAAATGCAATACAAAATGCACTAAAATCTTACAGCGAGATAAGAATGCCACTTGTATACGCACAAAGAGCACGAGAAGCACTTGATTACATTATAGGATTCAATTTATCTCCAGTCTTATGGCGAAAGATACCTAGTAGTAAATCTGCAGGTCGTGTACAGTCTGTGGCGGTAAAGATGATAGCAGAAAGAGAAAATGAAATATTACTTTTTGACTCTAAAGAATATTGGTCAATTCACATTAATTTTTTACTTTCTGAATCGCAATTTTTGGAATGTAAATTACTTCAATTTAATGGAAAAGAATTGAAAAAATTGTCAATTAGCAACGAGGAGCAAGCAAATGACATCAAAAGCGCAATAATCGATCTAAATTACGCTGTGGATGATATTACTCAAACTGAAAGTAGTAATCAGCCACCACCTCCATTTACTACTTCTACAATGATGCAAGAAGCTTCAAAAAGATTTGGTTTTACGGCTCAAAAAACTGCACAAATTGCACAAAAATTGTATGAAGGAGTACAGATACACGATCAAACTACCGGACTCATTACTTATATGAGAACTGATAGCATATCAGTCTCTCCTGAAGTAATTAGCACAGTTACTACACTAATACAAAAGAAATACGGTTTAGAATATTCTCTAAAGAATCCTCGTACTTTTATAAATAAAACCAAAAATGCTCAAGAAGCTCACGAGGCAGTAAGACCAACCGATCCTCTACTTACTCCAGACTCTATAAGACAACATCTCACTGAAGAGCAATACAAGCTATATAAAATGATATGGTGTCGGCTTGTTGCAAGTCAAATGCAACCATCTAAACATAAGCATGTTACCGTTGCAGTAAATGGTACTGATAGTAACGGTAATGTTGAAGCTATTGCTTCAACATCAGCATCATGTGTGATTTTTGATGGCTTCACAAAGATATATGAGGTAATTAGCGATAAAATGGAAGAAGATATTAGTGCAATCCCATCTCTTTCAGTTGAAAATTTAGAAAAATATATCAAGAAAAATGCTAAATTGATATTTCATGATATCACTACAAAACAACATTTCACTAAACCTCCTTCCAGATACTCCGAGGCTACTTTAATAAAAGCTATGGAAGAGTTAGGTATAGGACGACCTTCTACATACCCATCAATCATAGGAATAATACAAAAAAGAAATTACGTTATGATACAAAAAAAGAGATTTTACTTAGAAGCGTTAGGAGAAATCACCAATATGTTCTTAGAAGAATATTTTCACAAATATATTGCTTATGACTTTACAGCTAAACTTGAAGACAGTTTGGATCAGATAGCAAATGATAAAGTAAATTATATTGAAATATTACAGGATTTTTGGAAAGGATTTCACACAACTGTACTACAGACAATGAAGATCGAAATTACCACCGTTATGAAATCCTTAAATGAAAAAATTAGACCGTATATAGTACATGCTTTTGGAGCAACGTCAACGAACGAAGCACTATGCCCATCTTGTAAAGATGCACTGACACTCAAATCTGGTAAAATTGGGTCGTTTCTAAGTTGCTGTAAATATCCAAACTGTACTTTTACCGTCTCATTAAATGATGTATTTCTGAAACTTCAAAATAGAGGTTCAGCGGGAGAAAAAATAGGCTCAGAAAACAAATATCCAATACTCCTGTATAATCAAGAAGAAACTGAAGTACCAGTTATGCTATATAATGGAAGATATGGTCTTTATATAGAAATATCAGGAGAAAAAAAAGAACGTTTTACAGTACCGCAATCAATGATAGAAAAAACACATGAAGGTTTATATGTAGTTTCCGCAGATAATGCAAGAAAACTCGTATCTTTACCACGTACCATTGGTATACATCCAAGCACAAATTTGGAAGTAAAAGTAGGTATAGGTAAGTATGGAGCATACATATTTCACAATAACAAGTATACTACTGCTAAAAAAGTTGATATCTTCTCATTAACCCTCGATGAGGCACTTGCTATTATAAAGTAA
- a CDS encoding type IV secretory system conjugative DNA transfer family protein — protein MKDFTNIIRNFFVFAVFFSCITCLSLYISGYLFILSQGSFNTSNIEAVVDVRDNITMLLNMMYWVIDNYNAVTFWSYNYVLPRYFVSICIPMFLQFFLLFHYRDKLYEIRPFKEDESVYGDAHWATKNEIEKAGLRKKNGMLLGEDKDGLYVADGYQHALLFAPTGSGKGVGFAIPNLLFWEESLIVHDIKLENYELTSGWREKAGQKVFVWNPADPDGVTHCYNPLDWVSDKPGQMIDDVQKIANLLLAKKDFWENEARTLFLGIALYLIAKGDRLSFGAVTRVLRSDDMAYTLAVGLDTLGEIIHPVGYMNIAAFLQKADKERSGVASTLSSALELWANPLIDVATATSDFNFSVMRREKVTIYVGLTPDNLKRLQSLMQVFYQQATEFLTRKLPGADEPYGVMFLMDEFPTLGKMDQFMNGIAYFRGYHVRLFLIVQDTQQLKGIYEEPGMNSFLSNSTYRITFAANNVETANLISQLCGNKGARQVSSSEPQFFDLNPSSRSLSVSKVQRALLLPQEVISLPRDEQIVLIESQPPIKAKKIMYYKNKLFTERLLPKTVVPKQEAYKITKRDEGIEHDAANVTQIEDSKKE, from the coding sequence ATGAAAGATTTTACGAATATTATACGGAATTTTTTTGTTTTTGCAGTATTTTTCTCGTGTATTACGTGTTTGAGCTTATATATTTCTGGTTATTTATTTATCCTATCTCAAGGATCTTTTAATACTTCTAATATCGAAGCTGTTGTAGATGTAAGAGATAACATTACTATGTTGCTCAACATGATGTATTGGGTAATTGATAATTATAATGCTGTAACATTCTGGAGTTATAATTATGTTTTGCCACGGTATTTTGTTTCTATTTGCATCCCAATGTTTTTGCAGTTTTTTTTATTGTTTCATTATAGAGATAAGCTGTATGAAATACGACCATTTAAAGAAGATGAATCTGTTTACGGAGATGCTCATTGGGCTACTAAAAATGAGATAGAAAAAGCGGGTTTGAGAAAGAAAAATGGAATGTTGCTAGGAGAAGATAAAGATGGCCTTTATGTTGCTGATGGCTATCAACACGCTTTGCTTTTTGCTCCTACTGGTTCCGGTAAAGGGGTGGGGTTTGCTATACCAAATCTTCTCTTTTGGGAAGAATCACTTATCGTACATGATATCAAATTAGAGAATTATGAGTTAACCAGTGGTTGGAGGGAAAAAGCTGGGCAAAAAGTTTTCGTGTGGAATCCAGCAGATCCAGATGGTGTAACGCATTGCTATAATCCTTTAGATTGGGTTAGTGATAAACCCGGTCAGATGATAGATGATGTACAAAAGATAGCTAATCTTTTGCTTGCTAAAAAAGATTTTTGGGAAAATGAAGCTCGTACTCTTTTTTTAGGAATAGCGTTGTACCTAATAGCAAAGGGAGATAGATTATCATTCGGTGCAGTAACAAGAGTTCTAAGGAGTGATGATATGGCATACACTTTAGCTGTGGGCTTGGATACGTTAGGGGAAATAATACATCCAGTAGGATATATGAATATCGCTGCATTTCTCCAAAAAGCTGATAAGGAAAGATCTGGTGTAGCGTCCACTCTTAGTTCAGCTCTAGAGTTATGGGCTAATCCATTAATTGATGTAGCTACTGCTACTAGTGATTTTAATTTTTCTGTAATGAGAAGGGAAAAAGTCACGATATACGTTGGCTTAACACCGGATAATTTGAAGCGTTTACAGTCTTTAATGCAGGTATTTTATCAGCAAGCTACAGAATTTTTAACGAGAAAATTACCTGGTGCAGATGAGCCGTATGGAGTGATGTTTTTAATGGATGAATTTCCAACTCTTGGAAAAATGGATCAATTTATGAATGGAATAGCTTACTTCAGGGGATATCATGTTAGACTATTTTTAATAGTGCAGGATACGCAGCAACTTAAGGGAATATATGAGGAACCTGGAATGAATTCCTTTCTCTCAAATAGTACATACAGAATTACATTTGCAGCTAATAATGTTGAAACTGCTAACCTTATATCTCAGTTATGTGGTAATAAAGGTGCTAGGCAAGTTTCTTCGAGTGAACCACAGTTTTTTGACTTGAATCCATCATCACGTTCTTTAAGTGTTTCCAAAGTGCAAAGAGCGCTATTGCTTCCTCAAGAAGTAATTTCATTACCCAGAGATGAGCAAATTGTATTGATTGAATCTCAGCCTCCAATAAAAGCGAAGAAAATAATGTATTATAAGAATAAGCTCTTTACTGAGAGATTATTACCTAAAACTGTGGTACCTAAGCAAGAAGCGTATAAAATAACAAAACGTGATGAAGGGATAGAGCACGATGCGGCAAATGTAACGCAGATAGAAGATTCTAAAAAAGAATGA
- the mnmA gene encoding tRNA 2-thiouridine(34) synthase MnmA produces MNDVNVKEVLSKIELNLSNLVSGSRIVVAMSGGVDSSVTAAVLKYMGYDVIGITLQLYDSDALDNKKGACCAGIDIYDAQMVAQKIGIRHYVFNYKDNFFDSVILKFINSYENGETPIPCILCNQKVKFEDLLKAAKTLDASCMATGHYVRKISKNNTYHLLKGASSMKDQSYFLFSMTKDQMSFLEFPLGGLEKTETRMLAEYFGLDIAKKRDSQDICFVPNGNYRDVIKKYRGDLLCNSGNIVHIDSRAILGKHTGITNYTIGQRRGIGLQSEEPLYVVKLETATNTVFVGERCYLSSKIVYIRDINWLAEDLYNIKSLFHTIDCTVKLRSTHKGVNASVKFNEKDYSSGVVTLFSSYDAVTPGQACVMYDCDRMLGGGWIIEVKE; encoded by the coding sequence ATGAATGATGTAAATGTAAAAGAAGTTTTATCAAAAATAGAACTAAACTTAAGCAATCTTGTTTCTGGTTCTAGAATAGTAGTTGCGATGTCTGGTGGAGTAGATAGCTCAGTGACAGCTGCTGTCTTAAAATATATGGGATATGATGTAATAGGTATAACGCTACAGTTGTACGATAGCGATGCTCTAGATAATAAAAAAGGAGCGTGTTGTGCTGGTATAGACATATACGATGCTCAAATGGTTGCTCAGAAGATTGGTATAAGGCATTATGTATTCAACTATAAGGATAATTTTTTTGATTCTGTTATATTAAAGTTTATTAATAGTTATGAAAATGGGGAAACTCCTATTCCGTGTATATTATGTAACCAGAAAGTAAAGTTTGAAGATCTACTGAAAGCCGCTAAAACGCTTGATGCATCATGTATGGCAACTGGTCACTATGTCAGAAAAATATCTAAAAACAATACATATCACTTGTTAAAAGGAGCTAGTAGTATGAAGGATCAAAGCTATTTTTTGTTTTCTATGACAAAGGATCAAATGTCTTTTTTGGAATTTCCTTTAGGTGGTTTAGAAAAAACAGAAACTAGAATGCTTGCGGAGTATTTTGGGCTTGATATTGCAAAGAAGCGTGACAGTCAAGATATATGTTTTGTACCTAATGGTAATTATAGAGATGTAATAAAAAAGTATAGAGGGGATTTATTATGTAATTCTGGAAATATAGTGCATATAGATAGTAGAGCTATTTTAGGAAAACATACAGGTATCACAAATTATACTATAGGTCAGAGAAGAGGAATAGGTCTTCAAAGTGAAGAGCCGTTATATGTAGTGAAGTTAGAAACAGCAACGAATACAGTATTTGTTGGAGAAAGATGTTATCTTAGCTCGAAAATAGTATATATTAGAGATATAAATTGGCTTGCAGAAGATTTATATAATATAAAATCATTATTTCATACTATAGATTGTACAGTAAAATTAAGATCTACTCATAAGGGTGTTAATGCTTCTGTTAAGTTTAATGAAAAAGATTATAGTTCAGGTGTTGTTACTTTATTCTCAAGTTACGATGCAGTTACTCCGGGTCAAGCTTGTGTTATGTATGATTGTGATAGGATGTTAGGAGGAGGATGGATTATTGAAGTTAAAGAATGA
- a CDS encoding CorA family divalent cation transporter encodes MPIIAIKKNFNTKEEFYSIADDIRDIDKSSILVDITSPSDEEVRIISKLFSLYIPTEEEMEIREVKTPFEVKSSFEVKASADKKSETYHMTITALQGTSESFESFALTLTLTNECLILIKHDNAPLLESFIKRMVLRDFPESTLSPELLLLSVIEFIVGNVATILEAGGNEIDLILQMLFEDVAKTKIKDRYKEALHKIGRSAQLISKSRESLMSIHRMIIYYSQTRYILQKNKEHRLRFNKISGEINSLNEYSNFLSQRNSFLFDAALGVISVEQSAITKLFTIASAVFMPPTLIASIYGMNFEFLPALTWEFGYWIAFVMMLISSSIPLIYFKRKGWI; translated from the coding sequence ATGCCAATTATAGCTATCAAAAAAAACTTCAACACGAAAGAAGAGTTTTACTCTATCGCTGATGATATCAGAGATATAGATAAAAGCAGCATTTTGGTTGATATCACTTCTCCAAGCGATGAAGAAGTAAGAATAATAAGTAAGTTATTCTCACTATATATACCAACGGAAGAAGAAATGGAAATAAGAGAAGTAAAAACACCATTTGAAGTAAAATCATCATTTGAAGTAAAAGCTTCAGCTGATAAAAAAAGCGAAACGTATCACATGACGATTACAGCTTTACAAGGAACAAGCGAATCATTCGAAAGCTTTGCTTTGACACTTACTCTCACTAACGAGTGCCTAATATTAATCAAACATGATAATGCACCACTACTTGAAAGCTTTATAAAAAGAATGGTATTAAGAGACTTTCCAGAATCTACACTCTCACCGGAACTATTATTGCTATCCGTAATAGAATTTATTGTTGGTAATGTAGCGACCATTTTAGAAGCAGGTGGCAATGAGATCGATTTAATATTGCAGATGCTATTCGAAGATGTCGCTAAAACAAAAATTAAAGATAGATACAAGGAAGCACTGCATAAAATAGGTAGATCAGCTCAGCTAATTTCTAAAAGCAGAGAAAGTTTAATGAGCATACATCGTATGATAATATATTACTCTCAGACTAGATATATACTGCAGAAAAATAAGGAACACAGACTAAGATTCAACAAAATATCAGGAGAAATTAATTCACTAAATGAATACTCTAATTTTCTCTCGCAACGCAACTCATTTCTTTTCGATGCTGCTCTTGGTGTAATCTCAGTTGAGCAAAGTGCTATAACGAAACTTTTTACTATAGCATCAGCGGTATTCATGCCACCAACTCTAATAGCAAGTATATATGGAATGAATTTCGAATTTTTACCAGCTCTCACATGGGAATTCGGATATTGGATAGCATTTGTAATGATGCTTATCTCATCAAGCATACCATTAATATATTTCAAGAGAAAAGGATGGATATAG